Proteins found in one Acidimicrobiales bacterium genomic segment:
- a CDS encoding citrate/2-methylcitrate synthase, producing the protein MAVRPELGHAAHLLHQHLGEVPDPDVARALEQYLITTIDHGFNASTFTARVIASTGADLGSAVVGALGALSGPRHGGAPSRALDALDAIGEPGAAAAWVRATVGHGERIMGFGHSVYRGPDPRAVLLREVALRLGGRLVDLAVAVEPIITRTLDELRPGQRISTNVEFYAGVVMARCGLPREAFTTTFAASRSIGWCANVLEQARDPRVIRPSARYVGPPAPQPVPPGP; encoded by the coding sequence GTGGCCGTTCGCCCCGAGCTGGGTCACGCCGCCCACCTCCTCCACCAGCACCTGGGGGAGGTCCCCGACCCGGACGTTGCAAGGGCCCTCGAGCAGTACCTGATCACCACCATCGACCACGGGTTCAACGCGTCGACCTTCACCGCCCGGGTGATCGCCTCCACCGGTGCCGACCTGGGCTCAGCCGTCGTCGGCGCCCTCGGCGCCCTCTCTGGTCCGCGTCACGGCGGCGCCCCGAGCCGTGCGCTCGACGCGCTCGACGCCATCGGTGAGCCCGGTGCTGCCGCCGCCTGGGTGCGTGCCACCGTCGGCCATGGGGAGCGGATCATGGGCTTCGGCCACTCCGTCTACCGGGGCCCCGACCCACGGGCCGTGCTGCTGCGGGAGGTCGCCCTGCGCCTCGGAGGCCGGCTCGTCGACCTGGCCGTGGCGGTCGAGCCGATCATCACCCGCACCCTTGACGAGCTCCGGCCCGGGCAGCGCATCAGCACCAACGTCGAGTTCTACGCCGGGGTGGTCATGGCCCGGTGCGGCCTGCCCCGAGAGGCGTTCACCACCACCTTCGCCGCCAGCCGGTCGATCGGGTGGTGCGCCAACGTCCTCGAGCAGGCACGCGACCCGCGGGTGATCCGGCCCAGCGCCCGGTACGTGGGGCCACCGGCGCCGCAGCCGGTGCCGCCCGGTCCGTGA
- the pepE gene encoding dipeptidase PepE, with protein MDLLLLSNSTNHGSTMYSHARDEIVELVDGDAVVFIPYALADWDDYADRATAALGGFGVDVASAHRSADPARAILEAPVVMMGGGNTFRLLDTLYGLGVLERLGQRVREGATRYMGASAGTNVACPTIRTTNDMPICMPPSLDALALIPFQINLHYLDAEPDSTFMGETRAERIEEFLEENDCPVVAMYEGSFLRVSGDAAVVTGRSRLFERASHQAFDEQLDASPLLRATPRFDAGRRPRGGTTG; from the coding sequence ATGGACCTCCTCCTGCTGTCGAACTCCACCAACCACGGCAGCACGATGTACTCGCACGCCCGTGACGAGATCGTCGAGCTGGTGGACGGCGACGCGGTGGTGTTCATCCCCTATGCCCTGGCCGACTGGGACGACTACGCCGACCGGGCCACCGCCGCGCTCGGCGGCTTCGGCGTCGACGTCGCATCGGCGCACCGGTCGGCTGATCCCGCCCGGGCCATCCTCGAGGCCCCGGTGGTGATGATGGGTGGTGGCAACACCTTCCGGTTGCTCGACACGCTCTACGGCCTCGGAGTGCTCGAGCGGCTCGGCCAACGGGTGCGAGAGGGAGCCACCCGCTACATGGGGGCGTCTGCGGGGACCAACGTGGCCTGTCCCACCATCCGCACCACGAACGACATGCCGATCTGCATGCCCCCGAGCCTCGATGCGCTCGCACTGATCCCCTTCCAGATCAACCTCCACTACCTCGATGCCGAGCCCGACTCGACCTTCATGGGCGAGACCCGTGCCGAGCGCATCGAGGAGTTCCTGGAGGAGAACGACTGCCCGGTGGTCGCGATGTACGAGGGCTCGTTCCTCCGCGTGTCCGGTGACGCCGCCGTGGTGACCGGTCGCTCCCGGCTCTTCGAACGGGCGAGCCACCAGGCGTTCGACGAGCAGCTCGATGCCTCCCCGCTGCTGCGGGCCACACCCCGCTTCGACGCCGGGAGGCGCCCAAGGGGCGGAACCACGGGTTGA
- a CDS encoding ATP-binding protein, with the protein MIVDPVRNPYSPGAGTPPPYLAGRDDLIAAFDTLLGRATIGNTVQPLVLSGLRGVGKTVLLLQWRSQAEAAGWTASHIEARATVDLRHQLGDAVADLLRQVSRRYRNAQRVERLKRVAASFIRTAGASVSRGGITLDVDPEPGVADSGDLETDLTELLIELGTAAREEGVGAVILIDELQDAGSEHLAGVVGACHRINQERLPALVVGAGLPTVGKVLSDAKSYAERLFDLRTVGPLVGEAQDLAIVEPAEDLGVAFEAAALGALRSLAGGYPFFIQTHAKFVWDAAIDSPIDEADVAAASPLAEDQLRRSFFGPRYDRATPAERRYMHAMAALGDGGVATADVAAKLGRRQSAVSVQRDGLLNKGLVYAPERGLVAFTVPHMSAHLRSLPTHEFTDDF; encoded by the coding sequence ATGATCGTGGACCCTGTCAGGAACCCCTACTCGCCTGGTGCGGGCACCCCGCCGCCATACCTGGCAGGACGGGACGACTTGATCGCTGCGTTCGACACACTCCTGGGACGGGCAACGATCGGCAACACGGTGCAGCCGCTCGTGCTCTCAGGTCTACGAGGCGTCGGCAAGACCGTCCTCCTCCTCCAATGGAGGTCTCAGGCAGAGGCTGCCGGCTGGACCGCCAGTCACATCGAAGCGCGAGCGACCGTGGACCTGCGTCACCAGCTCGGTGACGCAGTTGCCGATCTCCTTCGCCAGGTGAGCCGTCGCTACCGCAATGCCCAACGCGTCGAGCGACTGAAGCGGGTGGCTGCCTCGTTCATCCGGACGGCCGGTGCCTCGGTGTCGCGCGGAGGCATCACCCTCGACGTCGACCCAGAGCCTGGTGTTGCAGACTCCGGTGATTTGGAGACCGACCTCACCGAGTTGCTCATCGAGCTCGGAACTGCGGCCAGGGAGGAGGGCGTCGGCGCGGTGATCCTGATCGACGAACTGCAAGACGCCGGATCCGAGCACCTCGCCGGTGTCGTCGGTGCGTGCCACCGCATCAACCAGGAGCGCCTTCCAGCGCTGGTCGTCGGAGCGGGCTTGCCCACCGTCGGGAAGGTCCTCTCGGACGCCAAGTCCTACGCTGAGCGCCTCTTCGACCTTCGCACCGTCGGTCCACTCGTCGGCGAGGCCCAGGACCTGGCCATCGTCGAGCCCGCCGAGGACCTCGGTGTTGCCTTCGAAGCAGCCGCATTGGGAGCACTGCGTTCTCTGGCGGGCGGATACCCGTTCTTCATCCAGACACACGCGAAGTTCGTCTGGGACGCGGCGATCGACAGTCCGATCGACGAAGCGGATGTCGCAGCGGCATCGCCGCTCGCCGAAGACCAGCTGCGTCGCTCGTTCTTCGGTCCGCGTTACGACAGGGCAACGCCAGCCGAAAGGCGATACATGCATGCCATGGCGGCACTCGGCGATGGCGGCGTGGCGACGGCCGACGTGGCGGCCAAGCTCGGTCGACGCCAATCCGCTGTGTCCGTCCAGCGCGACGGTCTCCTGAACAAGGGGCTCGTCTACGCCCCCGAGCGCGGGCTCGTGGCGTTCACCGTGCCGCACATGTCCGCACACCTTCGCTCGCTACCGACCCACGAGTTCACCGATGACTTCTAA
- a CDS encoding alanine/ornithine racemase family PLP-dependent enzyme, whose amino-acid sequence MSGPRLELRLDRIRHNAATLVSRLAARKIAVTGVTKVTLGSAEVARELLQAGVRSLGESRIENVETLRHAGITAPMTLIRSPMLSQVDRVVEHVEVSLNSELTVLAALSAAAGAQGKRHGVVLMVELGDLREGILPGDVAATVRETLRLPSIDLVGIGTNLACQSGVTPDARNMAELSSLATSLESTFGVSFDVVSGGNSANLDWALGSGDVGLVNDLRLGEAILLGRETLRRRPVDGLHTDAITLVAEVIEAKVKPTQPWGEINQAAFGASTAVVDRGTISQAIVALGRQDVDPAGLGAPPGMAVLGASSDHLVLDTGATTLPVGSEVRFAVDYSALLAAMTSPFVGRVFTRGDEPGDGPSPAVFDRAGAP is encoded by the coding sequence GTGAGCGGTCCGAGACTGGAGCTGCGCCTCGACCGGATCCGCCACAACGCCGCGACCCTCGTCTCCCGCCTCGCCGCCCGCAAGATCGCCGTCACCGGCGTCACCAAGGTGACGCTGGGGTCGGCCGAGGTCGCCCGGGAGCTCCTCCAGGCCGGTGTCCGCTCGCTCGGGGAGTCCCGGATCGAGAACGTCGAGACCCTGCGCCACGCTGGGATCACCGCCCCCATGACCTTGATCCGCTCGCCGATGCTGAGCCAGGTCGACCGGGTGGTCGAGCACGTCGAGGTCAGCCTCAACAGTGAGCTCACCGTGCTGGCGGCCCTCTCGGCGGCGGCCGGCGCCCAGGGCAAGCGACACGGCGTCGTCCTCATGGTGGAGCTCGGCGACCTCCGGGAGGGCATCCTGCCGGGGGACGTCGCGGCGACCGTCCGGGAGACCCTCCGCCTCCCCTCCATCGACCTCGTCGGCATCGGCACCAACCTGGCCTGCCAGAGCGGCGTGACGCCCGATGCCCGCAACATGGCTGAGCTGTCGTCGCTGGCGACCTCGCTCGAGTCGACCTTCGGGGTGAGCTTCGACGTGGTATCAGGCGGGAACTCGGCCAACCTGGACTGGGCCCTCGGGTCTGGCGACGTCGGTCTCGTCAACGACCTCCGCCTCGGTGAAGCAATCCTCCTCGGGCGCGAGACCCTTCGCCGGCGTCCGGTCGATGGCCTCCACACCGACGCCATCACCTTGGTCGCCGAGGTGATCGAGGCCAAGGTGAAGCCGACGCAGCCTTGGGGCGAGATCAACCAGGCCGCCTTCGGCGCCTCCACCGCCGTGGTCGACCGGGGCACCATCTCCCAGGCCATCGTGGCCCTCGGCCGGCAGGATGTCGATCCCGCCGGGCTCGGAGCGCCCCCGGGGATGGCGGTCCTCGGTGCCAGCAGCGACCACCTCGTGCTGGACACTGGGGCGACCACCCTCCCCGTCGGGTCGGAGGTGCGCTTCGCGGTCGACTACAGCGCCCTCCTCGCGGCCATGACCTCGCCGTTCGTCGGCCGGGTCTTCACCCGGGGCGATGAGCCGGGGGATGGGCCGAGCCCCGCGGTGTTCGACCGCGCCGGCGCCCCCTGA
- a CDS encoding PAC2 family protein: MEHVRWISRPALHRPVVIAAFEGWNDAGDAASTAARWLRGRWAPDPMAEIDPEDFFDFTTTRPQVVLTDGVTREIEWPSTELTSGSGAGVDTVVVVGTEPQLRWRTFADQVVAVAEQLDARLVLTLGALLAEVPHTRPTSIIGTSVDDELIERHELRRSSYEGPTGIVGVLQDRCTAAGIPGASLWAAVPAYVPGAPSPKAALALVERTAELLAVPVTVTDLEIAAASYERQVTEVVVDDEEMTEYVTRLEARYAAQEAGGTGDELPSAASLVDEVERFLREQRD; the protein is encoded by the coding sequence ATGGAGCACGTCCGCTGGATCAGCCGACCGGCGCTCCACCGTCCGGTCGTCATCGCCGCCTTCGAGGGCTGGAACGACGCCGGCGACGCCGCCAGCACGGCGGCGCGGTGGCTCCGGGGCCGCTGGGCGCCCGATCCCATGGCCGAGATCGACCCGGAGGACTTCTTCGACTTCACCACCACGCGCCCCCAGGTGGTGCTCACCGACGGGGTGACCCGGGAGATCGAGTGGCCGTCCACCGAGCTGACCTCGGGAAGCGGCGCCGGGGTCGACACCGTCGTCGTCGTCGGCACCGAGCCGCAGCTGCGGTGGCGCACCTTTGCCGACCAGGTGGTCGCCGTCGCCGAGCAGCTCGACGCCAGGCTCGTCCTCACCCTCGGCGCCCTCCTCGCCGAGGTCCCCCACACTCGCCCCACGTCCATCATCGGCACCTCGGTCGACGACGAGCTCATCGAGCGCCACGAGCTGCGCCGGTCGAGCTACGAGGGACCCACCGGGATCGTCGGCGTCCTCCAGGACCGCTGCACCGCCGCCGGGATCCCCGGCGCGTCGCTCTGGGCGGCCGTGCCGGCGTACGTGCCCGGTGCCCCGTCCCCCAAGGCCGCCCTCGCCCTCGTGGAGCGCACCGCCGAGCTGCTCGCCGTCCCGGTGACCGTCACCGACCTCGAGATCGCCGCTGCCTCCTACGAGCGACAGGTCACCGAGGTGGTCGTCGACGACGAGGAGATGACCGAGTACGTGACCCGCCTCGAAGCCCGCTACGCCGCCCAGGAGGCCGGCGGCACCGGCGACGAGCTGCCCTCCGCGGCCTCGCTGGTCGACGAGGTCGAGCGCTTCCTGCGCGAGCAGCGCGACTGA
- a CDS encoding DUF1611 domain-containing protein — translation MFVPSAPLPVVAPARALPARPTAVVYCEANFGAGDGKTANGLVRHSERYEIVAVIDSWQAGLDAGEVLDGEVSSIPIVRDLAGAISLVGGTPDVFIFGVAPSSGMLSAPERLVMLDAIGRGMHLVNGLHEFLNDDPEFAAAAAANGVTILDVRRPRDKKDLRLFSGRIAEVTCPRIAVLGTDSAIGKRTTATLLTQALNERGIRAVMVGTGQTGLIQGARYGVALDAIPCQFCSGEMEATVVEAFEGEHPDVIVIEGQGALSHPAYLSSSFILRGSQPHAVVLQHAPARRTLGDFPGVAMPTPASEINLIQTFADTRVIGLTINHEDMTDAEVTAAIIGYEAELGIPATDALTRSPDRLVDMVLGAFPQLEVKLVAATS, via the coding sequence ATGTTCGTGCCCTCCGCACCCCTTCCCGTCGTCGCGCCCGCCCGTGCGTTGCCGGCCCGTCCGACCGCCGTCGTCTACTGCGAGGCGAACTTCGGCGCAGGCGATGGCAAGACGGCCAACGGGCTGGTCCGGCACTCCGAGCGCTACGAGATCGTGGCGGTCATCGACAGCTGGCAGGCAGGCCTCGACGCCGGCGAGGTCCTCGACGGCGAGGTGAGCTCGATCCCCATCGTGCGCGACCTGGCCGGCGCGATCTCGCTCGTGGGTGGCACCCCCGACGTCTTCATCTTCGGGGTGGCGCCGTCGAGCGGCATGCTCTCCGCGCCGGAGCGCCTCGTCATGCTCGACGCCATCGGTCGCGGGATGCACCTGGTCAACGGCCTCCATGAGTTCCTGAACGACGACCCGGAGTTCGCCGCCGCAGCCGCCGCGAACGGCGTGACGATCCTCGACGTGCGCCGGCCGCGCGACAAGAAGGATCTGCGCCTGTTCAGCGGGCGCATCGCCGAGGTCACCTGCCCTCGCATCGCCGTGCTCGGCACCGACAGCGCCATCGGCAAGCGCACGACGGCCACGCTCCTCACCCAGGCGCTCAACGAGCGTGGCATCAGGGCGGTCATGGTCGGCACCGGCCAGACCGGCCTCATCCAGGGTGCGCGCTACGGCGTGGCACTCGACGCCATCCCGTGCCAGTTCTGCTCGGGCGAGATGGAGGCGACGGTGGTGGAGGCATTCGAGGGCGAACACCCCGATGTGATCGTCATCGAGGGTCAGGGCGCGCTCAGCCACCCTGCCTACCTCTCGTCGAGCTTCATCCTGCGGGGCAGCCAACCCCATGCCGTGGTCCTCCAGCACGCGCCGGCCCGGCGCACGCTCGGTGACTTCCCCGGCGTGGCGATGCCGACCCCGGCGAGCGAGATCAACCTGATCCAGACCTTCGCCGACACGCGGGTCATCGGCCTCACGATCAACCACGAGGACATGACCGACGCCGAGGTGACTGCCGCCATCATCGGCTACGAAGCCGAGCTCGGGATCCCAGCGACCGACGCCCTCACCCGATCGCCGGACCGCTTGGTCGACATGGTGCTCGGCGCCTTCCCCCAGCTCGAGGTGAAGCTGGTCGCGGCAACCTCGTGA
- a CDS encoding GNAT family N-acetyltransferase, with protein sequence MSVVVQEASEVTSAVVEAFERLVPQLSRTSPPPDRAALDEMLAAPGTMVLLALDSDSGDIVGSLTLVVFRIPTGMRAWIEDVVVDEAARGRGVGEALNEAALDRARRLGARTVELTSRPSREAANALYRKLGFVQRETNVYRYELEG encoded by the coding sequence ATGAGCGTCGTCGTGCAGGAAGCATCCGAGGTCACCTCGGCCGTGGTGGAGGCGTTCGAGCGCCTCGTGCCGCAGCTGTCGCGGACGTCCCCCCCGCCGGACCGCGCCGCGCTCGACGAGATGCTCGCCGCGCCGGGGACCATGGTCCTGTTGGCCCTCGACAGCGACAGCGGCGACATCGTCGGGAGCCTCACGCTGGTGGTGTTTCGCATCCCGACGGGCATGCGGGCCTGGATCGAGGACGTGGTCGTCGATGAGGCCGCTCGTGGCCGCGGGGTGGGTGAGGCGCTGAACGAGGCCGCCCTCGACCGGGCGCGGCGCCTCGGAGCCCGCACCGTCGAGCTCACCAGCCGCCCCTCCCGCGAGGCTGCCAACGCCCTCTACCGCAAGCTCGGCTTCGTGCAGCGGGAGACCAACGTCTACCGGTACGAGCTAGAAGGCTGA
- a CDS encoding YihY/virulence factor BrkB family protein — MSPRALDDRLEAAKSRLPPTVGALIDAIRENELLLFAGGLAFYGLISIAPFVVIGFWIAGGIVGEDGLRQLGANLDELAPGGADVSGAIDQLAGIDTGIGVSALIAALWPATAYGGGLVRAFERISQRPKRVAQGLRGRAKALLFVILLPVFVLGALATSYLATNVLGDGALLMVAGWALALIAGTAAGLVTLAVIYRVFGPDPLPLRSLLQGAGAAAAAISVMSLGYIVYLGQGADFEERVAGSGFAAVVLLALWLYLANAILLTGFCLARSCAGETADPDEVPGAPSRDERVRARA, encoded by the coding sequence CTGAGCCCGCGGGCGCTCGACGACCGGCTGGAGGCGGCCAAGAGCCGTCTCCCGCCGACGGTCGGCGCCCTCATCGACGCCATCCGGGAGAACGAGCTCCTGCTCTTCGCCGGGGGCTTGGCCTTCTACGGCCTCATCTCGATCGCCCCCTTCGTCGTCATCGGCTTCTGGATCGCCGGCGGCATCGTCGGGGAGGACGGCCTCCGCCAGCTCGGCGCCAACCTCGACGAGCTGGCCCCGGGCGGCGCCGACGTCTCCGGCGCGATCGACCAGCTCGCGGGGATCGACACCGGCATCGGGGTCAGCGCCCTGATCGCCGCCCTCTGGCCGGCAACCGCCTACGGCGGCGGGCTGGTTCGCGCCTTCGAACGCATCTCCCAACGCCCGAAGCGAGTGGCCCAAGGGCTGCGCGGCCGGGCCAAGGCGCTCCTCTTCGTCATCCTCCTACCGGTGTTCGTGCTCGGCGCGCTGGCCACGTCGTACCTGGCGACGAACGTCCTCGGCGACGGAGCGCTGCTCATGGTCGCGGGGTGGGCGCTGGCGCTGATCGCCGGCACGGCGGCCGGGCTGGTCACGCTCGCCGTCATCTATCGGGTCTTCGGGCCCGACCCCCTGCCGCTTCGGTCGCTGCTCCAGGGCGCCGGAGCCGCCGCGGCCGCCATCTCCGTGATGTCGCTCGGCTACATCGTCTACCTGGGGCAGGGCGCCGACTTCGAGGAGCGGGTGGCGGGCAGCGGCTTCGCCGCAGTCGTCCTGCTCGCCCTCTGGCTGTACCTCGCCAACGCCATCCTGCTCACCGGCTTCTGCCTGGCCCGCAGCTGCGCCGGCGAGACCGCCGACCCTGACGAAGTCCCCGGTGCCCCCTCCCGGGACGAGCGCGTCCGCGCCCGCGCCTGA